In Flammeovirga kamogawensis, the sequence AGAGAAGGAGATAAAAGATATAGATTAGCTACAGCATGGCATAGATCTGATAGAAATATGGTTGATTTTGAATCAATTACATTACCTTTTGTTTATGGCAATAGTAATGAATTAGCTAGTTATATGATGCCTTCTACAAATAATGAAGAAATGCCCGAAGAGGGTTTCTATAATAACCTTTCAGCACAGCCTACTCATATTATAGTTGTTTTTGCATCTAGTGCTCATGGTGCGAGTTATAAAGGGGGAGTTGGAAGTAAATTAAGTGTTAAAGGGCTAGAATTAAATTACTAAAAAGAGGATAATTTAATATTAAATTACCCTCTCCACTTAACTAACTATTTACTATATAATCTAAATGTTATTATAAGGTAGCTACTAAATACCTTATAGGATTATATAAACTAACATTTGCCTTTTGTAATAGGTCTAGATTCATTTCAATACAAATGTAACAATGTGTCTAATAAGTAACAAATAATTATTTTATAATAAAATTTAAGTAACGAAACCCTGTTTTATTACCTTTTAAATTTTTTCAGAATACTATAAAATTGAATGTATTGCGTTTAACTTTTTTTATCTAAGAATAGTTAGCTAAGTCATCTTTTTAAAAAAGAATACCTCTTTATTTTACAAATGAGAAAGGAATTATGAATGAAATGAAATATAGCTAAAATGAATCAAACAATATTTGGAACAACGGTATTTGCAATAGTTTTTTTAATGTGTATACCAATCTTATTAGTCCCATTTAAAGGGAAGTTATTAAATTCGGAAAAGTCAGTTCCTATACAAATAGAACAAGAACAACAGAATATAGAAGACAATACATTTTTCTTGATTTCTACAGATTCTACAGATATTTAAAAATTAATTTACAAAAGTGGTGACATTTTTATGTACTTGATATTACTTATTGATTAGTAATTTAGATGATGAAAGTTTATTTCTCATTGAGTGAATAAATTAATTAGGTAGTAATATTAGTAAAGAAGGGAGGTGCATACTTCCCTTTTTTATTGTCTAATTTTTAAAGAGTGTATCTATATTATTTATATTGAAGAAGCATTTTTTTATAAGCAAATTCAATTTATGAAATACTACAACAATAAAACTGTATTTATTACTGGAGGAACTAGTGGTATTGGTTTAGAAATGGGTAAACAACTGGCAAATTTTGGAGCAAATGTAGTAGTTTTTGGAAGAAAAAATTTAGAGACATCTGTTAAAGTAATTGAGCAAAATAAAATGTCTAATAAAGTGTATTCACATTTTTTAGATACCACAGATATTGAGTCAATAAAATCAGCTTTTCATTTTGCAGAAAAAGTAGTGGGTACACCTGATATTGTAATTCACTCTGCTGGAATTGGGAAGTGTCTACCATTTTTAGAAACCTCACAGTCTGATTTTGAAAAGATAATTAATAGTAATGTTTTTGGCTCTAGAAATGTTGCTGATGTTGCGTTTAACTATTTAAAAAAGTCAAAAGGTCAACTCTTATTTATTGCTTCTTTGGCAGGTTTAATTTCTAATTATGGTTATTCAGCATATTGTAGTTCTAAATTTGCTACTGTAGGTTTTGCAAGTGTGTTACGTAGTGAATGGAAACCTTATCAGATACGAATATCTGTGGCCTGCCCTCCAGAAATTGACACTCCATTAGTCGAAGCTGAACGTTTAGAATCACCTAAGGTAGCAAAAGTTTTAAAACAATTTGCAGGAAACTTAAAATTAACATCAGCATGTTCTTATCTTCTAAAGGAATTATCAAAAAATAAATTTATGATTATTCCAGGTTTTAAAGCAAAATTTGTTGCGTTGACACAAAGAATATTACCTAGTATAAATTTCTTTATTAGTGATTTAATAATCAAAAAAATGAAGTAAAGATATCATTTTAAAAATAGAAAATTAGCAGATAGAATTGATTTAAAAAACATCTTAAATAATAAGTACAACAAGTTTAGTTGCTCCTTTATAAGGATATAAAGCTTATTTTTTAATCATATTTAAAAATCAATGAAATATTTTTCTATCTACTTATTATTCTTTGTTGGAGCTCTATTAACTTCTTGCGAAAGCAGCGAAAATTGCACAGAAACTACATGGTATGAAGATGCCGATAATGATGGTTTAGGAGATCCCGATGCGACTTTAGAAGCTTGTGAACAACCTGAAGGTTATGTAGCTAATGGTAATGATACTGATGATAACGGAGGAGGTACAACTTCTGATTGTGATACACCAAGTGAAGTTGCACAATCGACTAATACTGAAATTGAAGCAATGCGACAAGCAATGATATCGTTTAGAAATTCACTTTCCTCTACACTTTTGTCTCAAGCTACTACATGCTTAGATGATGACCGTTTTTATACCTGGCATAATACGCCAAATTCTAACGGAACGCAAAGAGATGGTATTATTTATGGAGATCTTACAGAAGATCAGTTAGCAGATTTTAAAAATCTATTACAATTGTTTTTAAGTGATGGAGGTTATCAGAAAGTTGATGAAATAACGATGTTAGCTGAAGGGCTCTTAAACACTGAAAATTCTTCTGCTTGGAACCCTGATTATTACTCTATTGATATGTTTGGTGATCCAGAAAATAGTGGCTCTTGGGGATTTCAATTAGATGGGCATCATTTAGCAATAAATTTTCTAGTACATGGTGATAACGTTTCTATAGTTCCTGCATTTTTAGGAGGAGAACCTGCTGTATCTTCTTTTAATGGAACTGATTTTGATATTTTTAAAGATGAAAGAGACCTTGCATTAACGTTATATAATGAATTATCAACTTCCGAGAATGCAGCTGCAGTTTCATCAAGTAGTCATTCTATGGAAGTAGGTCCTGCAGGAACTCCTGGTGATGTAGACCCATACAGAGGTGATTATGACTACTCTGGTTTTGCAGGAACAGGTTTAAAATATTCTGATATGTCTTCTGAAACACAAGCTAATTTAATATTGGTAATGAAAGAGTATGTATACAATATGGAAACTGCATTTGCAGATGCATGGTGGACCGATATTATGGCAAATTTAGATGATACCTATTTTGTTTGGATAGACGAGGTGGATAGCCCAACAACAACTTCACCTTTTTATTACAGAATCTATAATCCCTATTTATGGGTTGAATATAATTCAGAAAATGCTCTTGGTGGAGGTGGAGCAGATTATAATCATGTGCATACAATAACAAGAATACCCAATAACCCTTCTACATCAGCTGGAGGAGATTATGGTGTTTTTGCACAAATGATTAATAAAGGAGATGTAAAAACATTATTTGAGCATTACGCAATGGCGGACCATCATAAAGCAAGTGAAATGTTGTTTGACTATACCGTAAAGTTAGCACATGGACATAGTCACCATTCTCATACTCACTCTCATATACATTAAATTCGTAATTAATTATTAAAGTTAGATATTAAAAGTTATCTCACTTTTATATTGAAGCTACTTTTTCAGAAGAAAATAGTTTTAGTAAAAATAGGGGTTTTCAAATCTCTTTACACTTCTATTTATGAAAACACTACTTAGTTGTTATGAAAACATTGATCTAAAGTAGTGAGACATAAATTTATTGAAAACTTATATTTTCTAATTTGATGAAAAAGCTACACATCGTTTTATTATTCTTAGGTGTTTTAATCTCTTCTTTATCTTTTGCTCAAAATGTGAAGCAAAACAAAAGTGCTAATTGGGGTAATCGACATGTAAAATCAAGTAGTAAAGGTGGAAAACCAGACAATGCCGTAGGTTATTTATCAGAAGGAAACCTTGCTGCTTTTTCTGATAAAGATAGTTTGTTTTTAGAAGATTTAACTCCTGATTTAGAGGATTTGGGTATTACAACATCAGAGTGGGAAAGTATTCAAAATAAATTAAGAACGTGTTGGACATTGACAAAAAAAGCAGCTTTCAAAAAAGCAATTGATGAATTGAATAATGAAATTTTTTCTAATCATAATTGTGTAGCTGTTTACGCAGAGTATGGTGGCAAAGGTGGGCAGAAAGCCATGACCGTTTACTCAAAAGAAGCATGGAATTTACTTCCAAATTAAATGATTTGAAAAGTAGATAAATCAATACTTTAAACGAGAGGTAGTACTATTACCTCTCGTTTTGTATTTCAAAAATCAAATTTAATTACCCAAAGCACATATATTTTATTTCAAGGTATTCATCAATTCCATATTTTGAACCTTCTTTTCCAAAACCACTTTCTTTAATTCCTCCAAAAGGTGCTACAGTTGTGGAAATCATACCAGTGTTGATACCCACCATTCCGTACTCTAATGCTTCAGCCACTCTCCACACCAATTGGTAATCTCTGCCGTAGAAATAAGCTGCTAAACCAAAAGGAGTATCATTAGCCATTTCAATTACTTCATCTTCTGTTTGGAAGCGGAAAATTGGGACGATTGGACCAAAAATTTCTTCAGTATACACATCCATTCCTTTTTTCACATTGGATAGAATTGTAGGTAAGAAAATCTGATCATTTTCTGAAGAAACTTTCCCCCCAAGTTCAATAGAAGCACCTTTATTTGTGGCATCATTTACAATTCCTTGCACAAACTTAACAGCATTTTTATCAATCAAAGGACCAATTTGAACACCTTCATCAAAACCATTTCCAACTTTTAATAGACTTACCGCTTTTTTTAGTTTTGAAGTGAATTCATCGTAGATTTCATCATGAACAAAGAAGCGATTTGAACAAACACAAGTCTGCCCTGCATTTCTATATTTCGAAGCAATAGCCCCTTCTACCGCTTTATCAATATCAGCATCTGCAAAAACAATAAACGGAGCATTGCCCCCTAATTCCATAGATACTTTTTTAACGGTATCAGCACAGGCTTTTATTAATGTTTTTCCAACTTCTGTAGAACCTGTAAACGACAGTTTCCTTATGATAGGATTTTCAGTTAATTCTTGCCCAATTTCACTTGTTCTATTAGAAGTAATTACATTGAAAACCCCTTTAGGAATACCGGCTCTTTCTGCCAATTCTCCTAATGCTAAAGCACTTAAAGGTGTATATTTTGCGGGTTTTACAACAATGGAACATCCTGCAGCTAATGCTGGACCAACTTTTCTTGTAATCATTGCATTTGGAAAGTTCCATGGAGTAATAGCTGCAACAACACCTACAGGTTGTTTAATAGTTATTATTCTTTTATCTGCTTGATGTCCAGGAATTACATCACCATAAGTACGTTTAGCTTCCTCTGCAAACCATTCTACAAATGATGCCCCATAAGCAATTTCACCAATCGCCTCAGGAAGTGGTTTTCCTTGTTCTAACGTTAATATTTTCCCTAAATCCTCTTTATGTTCGATCATTAAATCAAACCATTTTCTTAAGATTTGAGAACGTTCTCCGGCAGTAGTTTTCTTCCACTCTTTTTGAGCTTTTTCTGCCGCTAATATTGTATTTCGAGTATCTTCTTTATCAAAATTAGCTATAGAGATAATAGTTGATTGGTCATAAGGGTTTGTAACTTCAAAAGTTTTTCCTTCATGTCCATCAACCCATTTTCCATTAACGTAACATTTATCTTTAAGAAGAGATTTATCTTTTAATTTCATGGTTGTTTAATTTTTTTCAAAAATTAGGCTGAAAAATTAAGAGTTAAAAATGAAGGATACGTTTTATTTTATTTCAGGCTAAGTAATTTAGTATAACCCGTTTTTTATCCTGATAACGGTACTTGAAACTTAGTGAAACACCTTAGAATGTTTGTTGCTTATCAATATGTTTTATAAATTCGGTCATTGCTAACGATCTCATTCTAAATTAACTTGAAAAATCTACCTCACTTTAAAAGAA encodes:
- a CDS encoding SDR family NAD(P)-dependent oxidoreductase; amino-acid sequence: MKYYNNKTVFITGGTSGIGLEMGKQLANFGANVVVFGRKNLETSVKVIEQNKMSNKVYSHFLDTTDIESIKSAFHFAEKVVGTPDIVIHSAGIGKCLPFLETSQSDFEKIINSNVFGSRNVADVAFNYLKKSKGQLLFIASLAGLISNYGYSAYCSSKFATVGFASVLRSEWKPYQIRISVACPPEIDTPLVEAERLESPKVAKVLKQFAGNLKLTSACSYLLKELSKNKFMIIPGFKAKFVALTQRILPSINFFISDLIIKKMK
- a CDS encoding NAD-dependent succinate-semialdehyde dehydrogenase, encoding MKLKDKSLLKDKCYVNGKWVDGHEGKTFEVTNPYDQSTIISIANFDKEDTRNTILAAEKAQKEWKKTTAGERSQILRKWFDLMIEHKEDLGKILTLEQGKPLPEAIGEIAYGASFVEWFAEEAKRTYGDVIPGHQADKRIITIKQPVGVVAAITPWNFPNAMITRKVGPALAAGCSIVVKPAKYTPLSALALGELAERAGIPKGVFNVITSNRTSEIGQELTENPIIRKLSFTGSTEVGKTLIKACADTVKKVSMELGGNAPFIVFADADIDKAVEGAIASKYRNAGQTCVCSNRFFVHDEIYDEFTSKLKKAVSLLKVGNGFDEGVQIGPLIDKNAVKFVQGIVNDATNKGASIELGGKVSSENDQIFLPTILSNVKKGMDVYTEEIFGPIVPIFRFQTEDEVIEMANDTPFGLAAYFYGRDYQLVWRVAEALEYGMVGINTGMISTTVAPFGGIKESGFGKEGSKYGIDEYLEIKYMCFG
- a CDS encoding DUF3500 domain-containing protein → MKYFSIYLLFFVGALLTSCESSENCTETTWYEDADNDGLGDPDATLEACEQPEGYVANGNDTDDNGGGTTSDCDTPSEVAQSTNTEIEAMRQAMISFRNSLSSTLLSQATTCLDDDRFYTWHNTPNSNGTQRDGIIYGDLTEDQLADFKNLLQLFLSDGGYQKVDEITMLAEGLLNTENSSAWNPDYYSIDMFGDPENSGSWGFQLDGHHLAINFLVHGDNVSIVPAFLGGEPAVSSFNGTDFDIFKDERDLALTLYNELSTSENAAAVSSSSHSMEVGPAGTPGDVDPYRGDYDYSGFAGTGLKYSDMSSETQANLILVMKEYVYNMETAFADAWWTDIMANLDDTYFVWIDEVDSPTTTSPFYYRIYNPYLWVEYNSENALGGGGADYNHVHTITRIPNNPSTSAGGDYGVFAQMINKGDVKTLFEHYAMADHHKASEMLFDYTVKLAHGHSHHSHTHSHIH